From Panicum hallii strain FIL2 chromosome 2, PHallii_v3.1, whole genome shotgun sequence, a single genomic window includes:
- the LOC112881540 gene encoding protein Barley B recombinant-like — MDDDGSLGIRNWGFYDTVKGSLGLQLMSSVPADRDTKSLLPAGAFLHHHGHHNAPHQLHSHHSRDSGGAGTSGGMPTEPQSIHMDFSRNEAWLHPSHHQHPREQKVLHARPVGPAGHVGHPGHGGHAVHHPPTGYGMMTDAPHTLQMMQVQPQLQSQLQEPPPCKEDDVPPPLVEDQSLVKTEPPVKKRQQGRQPKSPKPKKPKKVAVPREDRAVNGHAPRGRGPKKTVGMVINGIELDLSNIPTPVCSCTGAPQQCYRWGAGGWQSACCTTSISTYPLPMNTKRRGARIAGRKMSQGAFKKVLEKLVGEGYNLANPIDLKTFWAKHGTNKFVTIR, encoded by the coding sequence ATGGACGATGACGGCAGCCTCGGCATTAGGAACTGGGGCTTCTACGACACAGTGAAAGGCAGCCTCGGCCTGCAGCTCATGTCGTCCGTGCCGGCCGACAGGGACACAAAGTCGCTGCTCCCAGCCGGTGCCTTCTTGCATCACCATGGGCACCACAATGCCCCGCACCAGCTCCACTCGCACCATTCCCGCGACTCTGGTGGCGCCGGAACCTCCGGCGGCATGCCCACTGAGCCGCAGTCTATTCACATGGACTTCTCACGCAACGAAGCTTGGTTGCACCCGTCGCACCACCAACACCCCCGCGAGCAGAAGGTCCTTCATGCTCGGCCTGTCGGGCCAGCTGGACATGTTGGCCATCCTGGGCATGGCGGACATGCTGTGCATCACCCACCTACTGGCTATGGGATGATGACAGATGCACCACACACACTCCAGATGATGCAAGTGCAACCACAGCTTCAGTCACAACTGCAGGAGCCTCCTCCATGTAAGGAGGATGACGTGCCCCCTCCACTGGTTGAGGATCAATCCCTGGTCAAGACTGAGCCGCCTGTGAAGAAGAGGCAGCAGGGTAGGCAGCCTAAGTCACCGAAGCCTAAGAAGCCTAAGAAGGTTGCTGTTCCACGTGAGGATAGGGCAGTCAATGGTCATGCACCCCGAGGGAGGGGACCTAAGAAGACTGTGGGGATGGTGATCAATGGGATTGAGTTGGACCTTTCAAACATACCAACACCGGTGTGCTCGTGCACTGGAGCTCCCCAGCAATGCTACCGGTGGGGTGCAGGTGGCTGGCAGTCTGCGTGCTGCACAACTTCTATCTCAACATATCCACTGCCAATGAACACAAAGCGGCGGGGCGCACGTATTGCTGGAAGGAAGATGAGCCAAGGTGCATTCAAAAAGGTGCTTGAGAAGTTAGTTGGTGAAGGCTACAACCTTGCTAATCCAATTGACTTGAAGACCTTTTGGGCCAAGCACGGCACAAATAAGTTTGTAACGATCAGGTAA
- the LOC112881539 gene encoding D-ribulose kinase isoform X2: MVPALTLSVEPLAHRHHHPARRGSSGFRRSLNRAVTSRARVTMLSRQDPGADGAAGTPLFLGIDFGTSGARYALIDRQGAIHSEGKRAYAPVGDAAGWASSWRAALFQLLGDIPPAHRPSISSISIDGTSATTLIVDSETGELLAGPFLYNESFPDALPAVESIAPANHTVCSASSTLCKLVSWWNTAGSDGTGSGSAAVLMHQSDWLLWLLHGQYGVSDYNNALKVGYDPEADAYPSWLMAQPYSRMLPSVMAPGAPIAAVRDDVLSQYGLAAWPAGLSKECVVCTGTTDSIAAFLAARTAGPGRAVTSLGSTLAVKLVSEARVDDARFGVYSHRLDDAWLVGGASNTGGAVLRQLFTDDQLVVLSRDIDPAAASPLDYYPLPRKGERFPVSDPDMAPRLQPRPESDAEYLHGILESIARIEAKGYSLLRELGATAVEEVFTAGGGAQNEKWTTIRERVLGVPVRKAEQTEAAYGAALLALKGADRRVGAIAS; this comes from the exons ATGGTGCCAGCTCTCACTCTCTCCGTGGAGCCGCTGGctcaccgccaccaccaccctgCAAGACGAG GATCATCGGGGTTTCGGAGGTCTCTCAATCGTGCAGTGACATCGAGGGCAAGGGTCACGATGCTCAGCCGGCAGGATCCGGGAGCTGATGGCGCCGCCGGCACGCCTCTGTTCCTCGGGATAGACTTCGGAACATCCGGGGCAAGATACGCTCTGATCGACAGGCAAGGGGCCATCCATTCCGAGGGGAAACGAGCTTACGCACCT GTCGGCGACGCCGCGGGCTGGGCGAGCTCCTGGCGAGCGGCGCTGTTCCAGCTCCTCGGCGACATCCCACCGGCTCACCGGCCGTCCATCTCCTCCATCTCCATTGACGGGACCTCGGCGACCACGCTCATCGTCGACAG CGAGACCGGAGAGCTCCTCGCCGGCCCGTTCCTCTACAACGAGAGCTTCCCGGACGCGCTGCCGGCTGTGGAATCGATCGCGCCGGCGAACCACACGGTGTGCTCCGCCTCCTCCACCCTCTGCAAGCTCGTGTCGTGGTGGAACACGGCTGGCAGCGACGGCACCGGGTCCGGCTCGGCCGCCGTGCTGATGCACCAGTCCGACTGGCTCCTCTGGCTCCTGCACGGCCAGTACGGCGTCTCTGACTACAACAACGCCCTCAAGGTCGGCTACGACCCGGAGGCCGACGCCTACCCGAGCTGGCTCATGGCGCAGCCGTACTCGCGCATGCTGCCCTCCGTCATGGCGCCGGGAGCGCCCATCGCCGCCGTCAGAGACGACGTGCTCTCTCAGTACG GTCTTGCCGCCTGGCCGGCAGGGCTCTCCAAGGAATGCGTCGTCTGCACCGGGACGACGGACAGCATCGCGGCGTTCCTCGCGGCGCGCACCGCCGGGCCGGGGAGAGCGGTGACGTCGCTGGGCTCGACGCTGGCGGTCAAGCTCGTGAGCGAGGCCCGCGTGGACGACGCGAGGTTCGGCGTGTACAGCCACCGCCTGGACGACGCGTGGCTCGTCGGCGGCGCGTCCAACACCGGCGGAGCCGTCCTCCGGCAGCTCTTCACCGACGACCAGCTGGTGGTGCTGAGCAGGGACATCGACCCGGCCGCCGCGTCACCGCTCGACTACTACCCGCTGCCGAGGAAAGGCGAGAGGTTCCCGGTCTCCGACCCCGACATGGCGCCAAG GTTGCAGCCGCGCCCCGAGAGCGACGCGGAGTACCTGCACGGCATCCTGGAATCGATCGCGCGAATTGAG GCCAAGGGGTACAGTCTGCTGAGGGAGCTCGGCGcgacggcggtggaggaggtgttCACGGCGGGAGGCGGAGCGCAGAACGAGAAGTGGACGACGATTCGGGAGAGGGTGCTTGGCGTGCCGGTGCGGAAGGCGGAGCAGACCGAGGCGGCGTACGGAGCGGCGTTGCTAGCACTGAAGGGCGCGGATCGCCGAGTAGGAGCAATAGCTAGCTAG
- the LOC112881539 gene encoding D-ribulose kinase isoform X1, producing the protein MVPALTLSVEPLAHRHHHPARRAPCSGSSGFRRSLNRAVTSRARVTMLSRQDPGADGAAGTPLFLGIDFGTSGARYALIDRQGAIHSEGKRAYAPVGDAAGWASSWRAALFQLLGDIPPAHRPSISSISIDGTSATTLIVDSETGELLAGPFLYNESFPDALPAVESIAPANHTVCSASSTLCKLVSWWNTAGSDGTGSGSAAVLMHQSDWLLWLLHGQYGVSDYNNALKVGYDPEADAYPSWLMAQPYSRMLPSVMAPGAPIAAVRDDVLSQYGLAAWPAGLSKECVVCTGTTDSIAAFLAARTAGPGRAVTSLGSTLAVKLVSEARVDDARFGVYSHRLDDAWLVGGASNTGGAVLRQLFTDDQLVVLSRDIDPAAASPLDYYPLPRKGERFPVSDPDMAPRLQPRPESDAEYLHGILESIARIEAKGYSLLRELGATAVEEVFTAGGGAQNEKWTTIRERVLGVPVRKAEQTEAAYGAALLALKGADRRVGAIAS; encoded by the exons ATGGTGCCAGCTCTCACTCTCTCCGTGGAGCCGCTGGctcaccgccaccaccaccctgCAAGACGAG CACCTTGTTCAGGATCATCGGGGTTTCGGAGGTCTCTCAATCGTGCAGTGACATCGAGGGCAAGGGTCACGATGCTCAGCCGGCAGGATCCGGGAGCTGATGGCGCCGCCGGCACGCCTCTGTTCCTCGGGATAGACTTCGGAACATCCGGGGCAAGATACGCTCTGATCGACAGGCAAGGGGCCATCCATTCCGAGGGGAAACGAGCTTACGCACCT GTCGGCGACGCCGCGGGCTGGGCGAGCTCCTGGCGAGCGGCGCTGTTCCAGCTCCTCGGCGACATCCCACCGGCTCACCGGCCGTCCATCTCCTCCATCTCCATTGACGGGACCTCGGCGACCACGCTCATCGTCGACAG CGAGACCGGAGAGCTCCTCGCCGGCCCGTTCCTCTACAACGAGAGCTTCCCGGACGCGCTGCCGGCTGTGGAATCGATCGCGCCGGCGAACCACACGGTGTGCTCCGCCTCCTCCACCCTCTGCAAGCTCGTGTCGTGGTGGAACACGGCTGGCAGCGACGGCACCGGGTCCGGCTCGGCCGCCGTGCTGATGCACCAGTCCGACTGGCTCCTCTGGCTCCTGCACGGCCAGTACGGCGTCTCTGACTACAACAACGCCCTCAAGGTCGGCTACGACCCGGAGGCCGACGCCTACCCGAGCTGGCTCATGGCGCAGCCGTACTCGCGCATGCTGCCCTCCGTCATGGCGCCGGGAGCGCCCATCGCCGCCGTCAGAGACGACGTGCTCTCTCAGTACG GTCTTGCCGCCTGGCCGGCAGGGCTCTCCAAGGAATGCGTCGTCTGCACCGGGACGACGGACAGCATCGCGGCGTTCCTCGCGGCGCGCACCGCCGGGCCGGGGAGAGCGGTGACGTCGCTGGGCTCGACGCTGGCGGTCAAGCTCGTGAGCGAGGCCCGCGTGGACGACGCGAGGTTCGGCGTGTACAGCCACCGCCTGGACGACGCGTGGCTCGTCGGCGGCGCGTCCAACACCGGCGGAGCCGTCCTCCGGCAGCTCTTCACCGACGACCAGCTGGTGGTGCTGAGCAGGGACATCGACCCGGCCGCCGCGTCACCGCTCGACTACTACCCGCTGCCGAGGAAAGGCGAGAGGTTCCCGGTCTCCGACCCCGACATGGCGCCAAG GTTGCAGCCGCGCCCCGAGAGCGACGCGGAGTACCTGCACGGCATCCTGGAATCGATCGCGCGAATTGAG GCCAAGGGGTACAGTCTGCTGAGGGAGCTCGGCGcgacggcggtggaggaggtgttCACGGCGGGAGGCGGAGCGCAGAACGAGAAGTGGACGACGATTCGGGAGAGGGTGCTTGGCGTGCCGGTGCGGAAGGCGGAGCAGACCGAGGCGGCGTACGGAGCGGCGTTGCTAGCACTGAAGGGCGCGGATCGCCGAGTAGGAGCAATAGCTAGCTAG
- the LOC112881539 gene encoding D-ribulose kinase isoform X3, with protein MVPALTLSVEPLAHRHHHPARRAPCSGSSGFRRSLNRAVTSRARVTMLSRQDPGADGAAGTPLFLGIDFGTSGARYALIDRQGAIHSEGKRAYAPVGDAAGWASSWRAALFQLLGDIPPAHRPSISSISIDGTSATTLIVDSETGELLAGPFLYNESFPDALPAVESIAPANHTVCSASSTLCKLVSWWNTAGSDGTGSGSAAVLMHQSDWLLWLLHGQYGVSDYNNALKVGYDPEADAYPSWLMAQPYSRMLPSVMAPGAPIAAVRDDVLSQYGLSKECVVCTGTTDSIAAFLAARTAGPGRAVTSLGSTLAVKLVSEARVDDARFGVYSHRLDDAWLVGGASNTGGAVLRQLFTDDQLVVLSRDIDPAAASPLDYYPLPRKGERFPVSDPDMAPRLQPRPESDAEYLHGILESIARIEAKGYSLLRELGATAVEEVFTAGGGAQNEKWTTIRERVLGVPVRKAEQTEAAYGAALLALKGADRRVGAIAS; from the exons ATGGTGCCAGCTCTCACTCTCTCCGTGGAGCCGCTGGctcaccgccaccaccaccctgCAAGACGAG CACCTTGTTCAGGATCATCGGGGTTTCGGAGGTCTCTCAATCGTGCAGTGACATCGAGGGCAAGGGTCACGATGCTCAGCCGGCAGGATCCGGGAGCTGATGGCGCCGCCGGCACGCCTCTGTTCCTCGGGATAGACTTCGGAACATCCGGGGCAAGATACGCTCTGATCGACAGGCAAGGGGCCATCCATTCCGAGGGGAAACGAGCTTACGCACCT GTCGGCGACGCCGCGGGCTGGGCGAGCTCCTGGCGAGCGGCGCTGTTCCAGCTCCTCGGCGACATCCCACCGGCTCACCGGCCGTCCATCTCCTCCATCTCCATTGACGGGACCTCGGCGACCACGCTCATCGTCGACAG CGAGACCGGAGAGCTCCTCGCCGGCCCGTTCCTCTACAACGAGAGCTTCCCGGACGCGCTGCCGGCTGTGGAATCGATCGCGCCGGCGAACCACACGGTGTGCTCCGCCTCCTCCACCCTCTGCAAGCTCGTGTCGTGGTGGAACACGGCTGGCAGCGACGGCACCGGGTCCGGCTCGGCCGCCGTGCTGATGCACCAGTCCGACTGGCTCCTCTGGCTCCTGCACGGCCAGTACGGCGTCTCTGACTACAACAACGCCCTCAAGGTCGGCTACGACCCGGAGGCCGACGCCTACCCGAGCTGGCTCATGGCGCAGCCGTACTCGCGCATGCTGCCCTCCGTCATGGCGCCGGGAGCGCCCATCGCCGCCGTCAGAGACGACGTGCTCTCTCAGTACG GGCTCTCCAAGGAATGCGTCGTCTGCACCGGGACGACGGACAGCATCGCGGCGTTCCTCGCGGCGCGCACCGCCGGGCCGGGGAGAGCGGTGACGTCGCTGGGCTCGACGCTGGCGGTCAAGCTCGTGAGCGAGGCCCGCGTGGACGACGCGAGGTTCGGCGTGTACAGCCACCGCCTGGACGACGCGTGGCTCGTCGGCGGCGCGTCCAACACCGGCGGAGCCGTCCTCCGGCAGCTCTTCACCGACGACCAGCTGGTGGTGCTGAGCAGGGACATCGACCCGGCCGCCGCGTCACCGCTCGACTACTACCCGCTGCCGAGGAAAGGCGAGAGGTTCCCGGTCTCCGACCCCGACATGGCGCCAAG GTTGCAGCCGCGCCCCGAGAGCGACGCGGAGTACCTGCACGGCATCCTGGAATCGATCGCGCGAATTGAG GCCAAGGGGTACAGTCTGCTGAGGGAGCTCGGCGcgacggcggtggaggaggtgttCACGGCGGGAGGCGGAGCGCAGAACGAGAAGTGGACGACGATTCGGGAGAGGGTGCTTGGCGTGCCGGTGCGGAAGGCGGAGCAGACCGAGGCGGCGTACGGAGCGGCGTTGCTAGCACTGAAGGGCGCGGATCGCCGAGTAGGAGCAATAGCTAGCTAG